In Terriglobales bacterium, a single window of DNA contains:
- the galT gene encoding galactose-1-phosphate uridylyltransferase, which produces MPELRKDPITGRWVIISTDRAKRPTDFVREPVKQKGGFCPFCPGNESKTPPEVLGYRSSTIGGPEAPRDTPGWRVRVVPNKFPALGIEGNLDRAPEGMFDKMNGIGAHEVVIETPEHEKTLATLPIKRVEDVIWAFRDRMIDLKKDKRFKYILIFKNHGEPAGASLEHPHSQLIALPIIPKQAIEELEGAKQYYQYKERCIFCDVIRQELEDGSRTVAENKDFVTLAPFAPRFPFETWILPKSHDSHFDNAPSQVYENFARAVQILMAKAERVLDNPSYNFVIHTSPVQDGANDYYHWHMEFMPKLTKVAGFEWGTGFYINPTPPEEAAKFLREAPVETPAQQLVGA; this is translated from the coding sequence GTGCCCGAATTGAGAAAAGACCCGATTACCGGCCGCTGGGTCATTATTTCCACTGACAGGGCGAAACGCCCTACTGATTTTGTGCGCGAACCCGTGAAACAGAAAGGCGGGTTCTGTCCGTTTTGTCCGGGCAATGAAAGCAAGACGCCGCCGGAAGTGCTGGGCTATCGCTCTTCCACCATTGGTGGCCCGGAGGCGCCGCGCGACACGCCCGGCTGGCGCGTCCGCGTTGTGCCTAACAAGTTTCCCGCGCTGGGAATTGAGGGCAACCTGGATCGCGCCCCTGAGGGCATGTTCGACAAGATGAATGGCATAGGCGCGCACGAGGTGGTCATCGAAACTCCGGAGCACGAGAAAACACTGGCCACGCTTCCCATCAAGCGCGTGGAAGATGTGATCTGGGCCTTCCGCGACCGCATGATCGATTTGAAAAAAGACAAACGCTTCAAGTACATCCTGATCTTCAAAAATCACGGCGAACCGGCCGGAGCTTCGCTCGAACATCCGCACTCGCAGTTGATCGCTCTCCCCATCATCCCCAAGCAGGCGATCGAGGAGCTGGAGGGAGCCAAGCAGTACTACCAATACAAAGAGCGCTGCATCTTCTGTGATGTGATCCGCCAGGAACTCGAGGACGGAAGCCGCACCGTGGCCGAGAATAAGGACTTTGTGACCCTGGCCCCGTTTGCTCCGCGTTTTCCTTTTGAAACCTGGATCCTGCCCAAGAGCCATGATTCGCACTTCGATAATGCGCCTTCCCAGGTTTACGAGAATTTTGCGCGAGCAGTGCAGATCCTGATGGCCAAAGCGGAACGTGTGCTCGATAACCCTTCCTACAACTTCGTGATCCATACCTCGCCTGTGCAGGACGGCGCCAACGATTACTACCACTGGCACATGGAATTCATGCCTAAGCTGACCAAGGTAGCGGGATTTGAGTGGGGAACCGGTTTTTATATCAACCCTACGCCTCCGGAAGAGGCTGCCAAGTTCCTGCGCGAAGCGCCGGTGGAAACTCCGGCACAGCAGTTGGTCGGAGCATAA
- the iscX gene encoding Fe-S cluster assembly protein IscX, whose amino-acid sequence MAFDLTWDTAEDIALELAEKYPDLDPLTVRFTDLHKYVIGLPNFKDDPMKSNESKLEAIQMAWHEEYQDTHN is encoded by the coding sequence ATGGCCTTTGATCTCACCTGGGACACCGCTGAAGATATTGCCCTCGAACTGGCGGAAAAATATCCCGATCTCGACCCCTTGACGGTGCGCTTCACCGACTTGCACAAATACGTTATTGGGTTGCCGAACTTCAAAGATGATCCCATGAAATCGAATGAGTCCAAGTTAGAGGCCATCCAGATGGCATGGCACGAAGAATACCAGGACACGCATAACTGA
- a CDS encoding 2Fe-2S iron-sulfur cluster-binding protein: MAEEKTQGTGAATADAPGPNTVRVTFLPEGKTVEFEHGKLPYKEHGKPESLLDVALNNGIFLDHACGGNCACTTCHVWVKEGADRLNEMDDDEADRLDMAADLQLNSRLGCQCVIEKPGTVVVEIPSWNRNYVSEGHGPGK, translated from the coding sequence ATGGCTGAAGAAAAAACACAAGGAACTGGCGCAGCAACCGCCGACGCCCCCGGGCCCAACACGGTGCGGGTAACTTTTTTACCGGAAGGCAAGACCGTGGAGTTCGAACACGGCAAGCTGCCGTATAAAGAACATGGCAAACCCGAGTCTCTTCTGGATGTTGCCTTGAACAATGGCATCTTTCTGGACCATGCTTGTGGCGGCAACTGTGCGTGCACCACGTGCCACGTTTGGGTCAAGGAAGGCGCTGACCGGCTGAATGAAATGGATGACGACGAAGCCGACCGGCTTGATATGGCCGCCGACCTGCAACTCAACTCGCGTCTGGGATGCCAGTGCGTTATCGAAAAACCAGGGACTGTTGTCGTGGAGATTCCCTCGTGGAACCGGAACTACGTGTCCGAAGGACACGGCCCCGGAAAATAA
- the hscA gene encoding Fe-S protein assembly chaperone HscA: MAEERDIIVGIDLGTTNSLVAYMGDSTPVVIPGEDGSNLLPSVVALNPDGKDFTVGNAARKYLIETPERAVYSIKRLMGRGLEDVQDELKLFPFRLSENLKPGEVLRIKLGDKEFTPPEISALILRQLKRNAERYFGAPVTKAVITVPAYFNDAQRQATKDAGRIAGLEVLRLVNEPTAASLAYGLDKKKEGIVAVYDLGGGTFDISILKLHEGIFEVIATNGDTHLGGDDIDNLLITIALDDIAGDMKLDLRRNAEAVQAIRKAVIEAKIDLSAREKTTINVELPGNKKYLREITRTQFEQLIEPIVQRTAGPCRQALADAKLTAEQIDEVVLVGGSTRIPRVRMLVEDLFKRPPHTEVNPDEVVALGAAVQANILAGGSKATEEMLLLDVTPLSLGIEALGGVVAKIIHRNSTVPASATEHFTTGVEGQTNVAIHVLQGERELAKDCRSLARFDLKGIPPMPAGLPRIEVKFLIDANGILHVSAREQRSGKESEVEVKPTYGLTDEQVEKMILDSFDYAEEDFRQRQIVEARNEAETILLALEKGRRNPAWNQLSETERKDIASAEAELKQIKGGEDYRLMRDSIEKLNHVTMRLADLMMSSAVGSALKGKDMQDLDAEGPTAPHPIAPAEIEN; the protein is encoded by the coding sequence ATGGCTGAAGAACGTGACATTATCGTAGGTATTGACCTTGGCACGACGAACTCTCTCGTCGCTTACATGGGCGATTCTACGCCGGTAGTGATCCCTGGGGAAGATGGATCGAATCTGCTTCCCTCCGTTGTGGCCTTGAATCCGGACGGAAAAGATTTTACGGTTGGCAATGCTGCCCGCAAATATCTCATCGAAACCCCTGAGCGTGCGGTTTATTCCATTAAGCGCCTGATGGGGCGTGGCCTGGAAGATGTGCAGGACGAACTGAAGCTCTTCCCTTTCCGCCTGAGTGAAAACCTGAAACCCGGCGAGGTCCTGCGCATTAAGTTGGGAGACAAGGAATTTACTCCGCCAGAAATTTCCGCGCTCATCCTGCGCCAGCTTAAGCGCAATGCGGAGCGTTATTTTGGCGCGCCCGTAACCAAAGCGGTCATCACCGTTCCTGCGTATTTTAATGACGCGCAGCGCCAGGCTACGAAAGATGCCGGCCGCATTGCCGGACTCGAAGTCTTGCGCCTGGTCAACGAGCCCACGGCTGCTTCCCTCGCCTATGGCCTGGATAAAAAGAAGGAAGGCATTGTTGCCGTCTATGACCTGGGCGGCGGCACTTTTGATATTTCCATCCTGAAATTGCATGAAGGAATATTTGAAGTCATTGCCACCAACGGCGATACCCATCTCGGCGGCGATGACATTGATAACCTGCTGATCACCATTGCCCTGGATGATATTGCCGGCGACATGAAACTCGATTTGCGGCGCAATGCCGAGGCGGTGCAAGCTATCCGCAAGGCGGTGATTGAAGCCAAGATCGACCTTTCCGCGCGCGAAAAAACCACGATCAACGTGGAACTGCCCGGCAACAAAAAATATCTGCGCGAAATTACGCGTACGCAGTTCGAGCAACTGATTGAACCTATCGTGCAGCGCACCGCCGGCCCTTGCCGGCAGGCTCTGGCTGACGCCAAACTTACAGCGGAACAAATTGATGAAGTCGTACTCGTGGGCGGATCAACCCGCATCCCTCGGGTGCGTATGCTGGTCGAGGATTTGTTCAAGCGCCCGCCGCACACAGAAGTAAATCCTGATGAAGTTGTAGCACTGGGCGCCGCCGTGCAGGCCAACATCCTGGCCGGTGGCTCGAAAGCTACCGAAGAAATGCTGCTGCTGGATGTGACCCCGCTTTCGCTCGGCATTGAAGCCCTGGGCGGCGTGGTAGCTAAAATTATTCACCGCAACTCTACCGTGCCCGCGTCTGCGACTGAGCATTTCACAACCGGTGTGGAAGGCCAGACCAACGTTGCCATCCATGTCCTGCAAGGGGAGCGCGAGTTGGCCAAAGATTGCCGCTCGCTGGCCCGCTTCGATCTGAAAGGCATTCCGCCGATGCCCGCCGGACTGCCGCGCATTGAAGTGAAGTTCCTGATTGACGCCAACGGCATCCTGCATGTCTCGGCAAGGGAGCAGCGCAGCGGCAAAGAGTCCGAGGTCGAAGTCAAACCTACCTATGGCCTGACCGATGAGCAGGTGGAAAAGATGATCCTGGATTCATTCGACTACGCCGAGGAAGATTTCCGCCAGCGCCAGATCGTCGAAGCGCGCAATGAAGCCGAAACCATTCTGCTGGCGCTGGAAAAGGGACGCCGCAATCCTGCCTGGAACCAGCTCAGCGAGACCGAGCGTAAAGACATCGCAAGCGCGGAAGCGGAGTTGAAGCAAATCAAGGGCGGAGAGGATTACCGGTTGATGCGCGACTCCATTGAGAAATTGAATCACGTGACCATGCGCCTGGCTGATTTAATGATGAGTTCTGCCGTTGGTTCCGCGCTGAAAGGGAAAGATATGCAGGATTTGGATGCCGAAGGACCAACCGCTCCACATCCCATAGCGCCTGCGGAAATTGAAAATTAG
- the hscB gene encoding Fe-S protein assembly co-chaperone HscB, protein MATETHIASAAKNAEDTVQCWSCDTLFPAGSHFCPHCFKVQKPVAADYFSFFGLPRKLNLDGSTLEKEFYRLSRKLHPDLFVRATPQEQEWSLETSSRLNDAYRTLKDSIARTQYLLSLEGVQLEEQSKAATDRARQTGEEKKQVVPPDLLEEVFELNMQLQELRMSAEKDPEVIAQLETAKKNFETRLQGLHFELKKLWDAWDQAINRGVPSDDPERLQVRNQMVDLLNRRSYIRNLVRDVNEALQN, encoded by the coding sequence ATGGCAACGGAAACTCACATCGCAAGCGCCGCAAAAAACGCAGAGGACACAGTGCAGTGCTGGTCGTGCGACACACTTTTTCCCGCGGGATCGCACTTTTGCCCTCACTGCTTCAAGGTGCAGAAACCGGTTGCGGCCGATTATTTCAGCTTCTTCGGCCTGCCCCGCAAGCTGAACCTTGATGGCAGCACGCTTGAAAAAGAGTTTTACCGGCTGAGCCGCAAGCTGCATCCTGATCTGTTTGTGCGCGCCACGCCGCAGGAGCAGGAGTGGAGCCTGGAAACAAGTTCGCGGCTCAACGATGCTTACCGGACTTTGAAAGACTCTATCGCGCGTACGCAATACCTGCTCTCGCTTGAAGGTGTGCAGCTTGAAGAGCAATCGAAAGCCGCGACCGATCGCGCACGGCAAACCGGCGAAGAAAAGAAACAGGTCGTGCCGCCTGATCTTCTGGAAGAGGTTTTTGAACTGAATATGCAGCTCCAGGAGTTGCGCATGAGCGCTGAAAAGGACCCGGAAGTCATCGCGCAACTGGAAACCGCAAAAAAGAATTTTGAGACCAGGTTGCAGGGCCTGCATTTCGAACTGAAGAAACTTTGGGACGCATGGGACCAGGCGATCAACCGCGGTGTACCAAGCGACGATCCTGAACGCTTGCAGGTTCGTAACCAGATGGTAGACCTGCTGAACCGGCGTTCTTATATACGTAATCTGGTGCGCGACGTGAACGAGGCATTACAAAACTGA
- a CDS encoding iron-sulfur cluster assembly accessory protein encodes MSEKENTTTVLPIANAAPPQKTIEVTAKALEKVRSAMAKENISPESGGLRLGVQGGGCSGLTYNIRFDTKPRERDRVYDYDGVRVFVDPKSFIYLHGMILDYEETLLKQGFVFRNPNASKSCGCGSSFS; translated from the coding sequence ATGTCGGAAAAAGAAAATACGACGACCGTTCTTCCTATTGCCAACGCCGCCCCTCCACAGAAGACTATCGAGGTGACGGCGAAGGCTTTGGAAAAAGTCCGCAGCGCTATGGCCAAGGAAAACATCTCGCCCGAGAGCGGCGGATTGCGCTTGGGCGTGCAGGGCGGAGGATGTTCGGGGCTTACCTATAACATCCGCTTCGACACCAAGCCCCGCGAACGCGACCGCGTGTACGATTACGATGGAGTGCGTGTCTTCGTTGATCCCAAGTCGTTTATCTACCTGCACGGCATGATACTGGACTACGAAGAAACGCTGCTGAAACAAGGCTTTGTTTTCCGCAATCCGAATGCAAGTAAATCCTGCGGTTGCGGTTCATCGTTTTCATAA
- the iscU gene encoding Fe-S cluster assembly scaffold IscU — MSYSDKVLDHYSNPRNVGSMDKSSAEVGTGLVGAPECGDVMKLQIKVNPETNIIEDAKFKTFGCGSAIASSSLATEWVKGKTVDEALQIKNTDIVRELSLPPVKIHCSVLAEDAIRAAIGDWKKKNGVATGTSAHATAEAKA, encoded by the coding sequence ATGTCATATAGCGATAAGGTACTGGATCACTACTCGAACCCGCGCAACGTCGGGTCCATGGACAAGAGCAGCGCTGAAGTCGGCACTGGTCTGGTGGGCGCACCGGAGTGCGGCGACGTCATGAAGCTTCAGATCAAGGTGAACCCGGAGACCAACATCATCGAAGACGCCAAGTTCAAGACCTTCGGTTGCGGCTCTGCCATCGCCTCGTCTTCGCTCGCCACCGAGTGGGTGAAGGGCAAGACGGTGGATGAGGCCTTGCAGATCAAGAATACGGATATCGTCCGCGAGCTCTCGCTGCCTCCGGTCAAGATTCACTGCTCGGTATTGGCAGAAGACGCCATCCGCGCGGCCATCGGCGACTGGAAGAAGAAGAATGGCGTCGCCACCGGCACGTCGGCTCACGCCACAGCTGAAGCCAAAGCCTAA
- a CDS encoding IscS subfamily cysteine desulfurase, whose protein sequence is MNTENGNSKLPAGVKLPIYMDNHATTPVDPRVLEEMMPYFTGRFGNAASRNHEFGWLAEEAVETARERIAKLVGATAKEIIFTSGATESDNLAIKGVAEMYKEKGNHIITAATEHKAVLDTCKRLEKYGYRVTYLPVGRDGLIDLEDLKRAIDDKTILVTIMYANNEIGVLQPVAEIGKICREKGVLFHSDATQAIGKVPVDVNKQNIDLMSISAHKMYGPKGVGALYVRRKNPRVQISAIIDGGGHERGMRSGTLNVPGIVGLGKACDIALADMPQEASHLAALRDRLKDRIMSQLDEVYVNGTLEHRLPGNLNISFLYVEGESLLMGINDIAVSSGSACTSATLEPSYVLKALGLGDDLAHSSIRFGLGRFNTEAEVDYVADRIVTTVKKLRELSPLYEMVKEGIDLSKVQWQAEAH, encoded by the coding sequence ATGAACACGGAAAATGGAAACTCTAAACTTCCCGCGGGCGTGAAGCTTCCGATTTATATGGATAATCACGCCACAACGCCGGTGGATCCTCGCGTGCTCGAGGAGATGATGCCCTACTTTACCGGCAGGTTTGGCAACGCAGCTTCGCGCAACCATGAATTTGGCTGGCTGGCCGAAGAAGCCGTTGAAACAGCCCGTGAACGCATTGCCAAGCTGGTAGGCGCGACTGCGAAGGAGATCATTTTCACCTCCGGCGCCACCGAGAGCGACAACCTCGCCATCAAGGGCGTCGCCGAGATGTACAAGGAAAAAGGCAACCACATCATCACCGCTGCCACCGAGCACAAAGCCGTGCTCGATACCTGTAAACGCCTGGAGAAATACGGTTACCGTGTGACCTACCTCCCCGTCGGCAGAGATGGATTGATTGATCTGGAAGATCTCAAGCGCGCCATTGACGACAAGACCATCCTGGTCACCATCATGTATGCCAACAATGAAATCGGTGTTCTGCAACCGGTTGCTGAGATCGGCAAAATCTGCCGCGAGAAAGGCGTCCTGTTCCATAGCGACGCAACTCAGGCCATCGGCAAGGTGCCGGTGGATGTCAACAAACAAAACATTGACCTGATGTCCATCTCGGCGCACAAGATGTATGGCCCCAAAGGTGTGGGCGCATTATATGTCCGGCGCAAGAATCCGCGCGTACAGATTTCCGCCATCATTGACGGCGGCGGCCACGAGCGTGGCATGCGCTCCGGCACACTGAACGTTCCCGGCATCGTGGGTCTGGGCAAGGCGTGTGATATCGCATTGGCTGATATGCCCCAGGAAGCTTCCCACCTTGCTGCATTGCGCGACCGTCTGAAAGACAGAATCATGAGCCAGCTCGACGAAGTTTATGTGAACGGCACACTGGAGCATCGCCTGCCGGGCAATCTGAACATAAGCTTTCTGTACGTGGAAGGGGAATCGCTGCTGATGGGAATTAACGACATCGCAGTTTCGAGCGGTTCGGCCTGCACCTCCGCGACATTAGAACCATCTTATGTATTGAAGGCCCTGGGCCTCGGCGATGATTTGGCGCACAGCTCGATTCGCTTCGGGTTAGGACGCTTCAATACCGAAGCTGAAGTTGATTACGTGGCTGACCGCATCGTAACTACGGTCAAGAAGCTGCGTGAGCTCTCGCCTCTCTACGAGATGGTGAAAGAAGGCATTGATCTTTCGAAAGTACAGTGGCAGGCGGAAGCGCATTAA
- a CDS encoding Rrf2 family transcriptional regulator yields MLKLTKKADYGLIAMRHLAGHGGHCSAKDMADAYGIPQEALAKILQRLVKAGLLSSHHGTNGGYVLARDARQISALDVIKAIDGPLFMTSCYGSLRDCGQSSRCTVREPLRKVSESIERVLTRMKIADMALDSDEECEEHSEKTGAAELVRLT; encoded by the coding sequence ATGCTGAAGCTCACAAAAAAAGCTGATTACGGTTTGATCGCCATGCGGCACCTGGCAGGCCACGGAGGCCATTGCAGTGCGAAGGACATGGCCGATGCTTACGGCATCCCGCAGGAAGCGCTGGCAAAGATTCTACAGCGCTTGGTGAAAGCCGGGCTGCTGAGTTCGCATCACGGCACCAATGGCGGTTATGTTCTGGCGCGTGATGCGCGACAGATTTCCGCATTAGACGTCATTAAGGCCATTGACGGACCGCTGTTCATGACGTCGTGCTATGGCAGCCTTCGCGATTGCGGTCAGAGTTCGCGGTGCACCGTCCGCGAGCCGTTGCGCAAGGTGAGCGAGAGTATTGAACGAGTGCTGACCCGCATGAAAATTGCCGATATGGCCCTCGATTCCGACGAGGAATGCGAAGAGCACAGTGAAAAAACGGGCGCTGCCGAACTGGTTCGGCTGACCTGA
- a CDS encoding response regulator: protein MKSHNALVVDDSMLIRHTVCRYLEERGFHVESACNGEEALAKLKDFEPEIIFTDLSMPRMNGVEFLTVLKNKPETACIPTVILAGKSSTNPSTAEHLANYVMFKDIDIEVQLRNAMIQVLGTDVAPVEAEKVRVH, encoded by the coding sequence ATGAAAAGCCACAATGCTTTAGTGGTAGATGACTCCATGCTTATCCGGCACACAGTTTGCCGCTATCTGGAAGAGCGTGGATTCCACGTAGAGTCTGCCTGCAACGGAGAAGAGGCGCTCGCCAAGTTGAAGGATTTCGAGCCGGAAATTATTTTTACAGACCTTTCCATGCCGAGAATGAACGGCGTGGAGTTTCTCACCGTGCTTAAGAACAAACCCGAAACAGCGTGTATCCCAACCGTGATTCTTGCCGGAAAGAGCAGCACCAATCCTTCTACCGCAGAACACCTGGCCAATTACGTTATGTTTAAGGATATTGACATCGAGGTGCAGCTTCGCAATGCCATGATCCAAGTGCTGGGTACAGATGTCGCGCCGGTTGAGGCTGAGAAAGTCAGAGTTCATTAG
- the tsaD gene encoding tRNA (adenosine(37)-N6)-threonylcarbamoyltransferase complex transferase subunit TsaD, which yields MADVFILGIESSCDETAAAVVRSGEHMESNVVLSQFATHQPYGGVVPELASREHLRGIVPVVRRALEEAGQSYKSIDAIAVTQGPGLAGALLVGVTYAKALAFSLEKPLIAVNHLEGHIHAVLLEERQRGNRNFPFPVLALVVSGGHTHLYLANQKAHTANSFNWTYKNVGRTRDDAAGEAYDKVAKLLGLGYPGGPIIDRLAKHGNPKAVKFMPAQIKGKDRNAPEHDGEAFIDFSFSGIKTAVLRYVELNDMKKSCKDRQQKLAHNPKPSLEDVLALCDKKTLDLVASFQRAVVDDLVGKTLKAAEQFNAATLFITGGVAANSELRARFEQQAGQKGLRVYFPSRPLSTDNAAMIAAAAYPKFLAGEFADPEFSAEASLRLGQNCSNEL from the coding sequence ATGGCCGATGTCTTCATCCTCGGTATTGAGAGCTCGTGCGACGAGACCGCGGCCGCCGTGGTGCGCTCGGGTGAGCACATGGAATCGAACGTCGTGCTCTCGCAATTCGCCACGCATCAGCCCTATGGTGGCGTGGTTCCTGAGTTGGCATCGCGCGAGCATTTGCGTGGCATAGTTCCCGTGGTCCGGCGCGCGTTGGAAGAAGCCGGGCAGAGCTATAAGAGTATTGATGCCATCGCGGTCACTCAAGGTCCAGGTCTGGCGGGTGCATTGCTGGTGGGCGTGACTTATGCCAAGGCGCTGGCTTTTTCTCTGGAGAAGCCGCTCATTGCCGTGAACCACCTTGAAGGACACATCCATGCCGTATTGCTGGAAGAGCGGCAGCGCGGCAATCGCAATTTTCCTTTTCCTGTGCTGGCACTGGTGGTCTCAGGCGGACACACGCACTTGTACCTGGCCAACCAGAAAGCGCACACTGCAAATTCATTTAACTGGACATATAAAAACGTAGGACGCACCCGCGATGACGCCGCCGGCGAAGCTTACGATAAAGTCGCCAAGTTGCTGGGCTTAGGATACCCCGGCGGGCCCATCATTGACCGGCTGGCCAAACATGGCAACCCCAAAGCCGTGAAGTTTATGCCTGCGCAGATCAAAGGCAAGGACCGCAACGCCCCGGAGCACGATGGCGAGGCATTCATTGATTTTTCTTTCAGCGGAATCAAGACAGCCGTGCTTCGCTACGTTGAATTGAATGACATGAAGAAAAGCTGCAAGGACCGCCAGCAGAAGCTCGCGCACAATCCTAAGCCTAGTCTCGAAGATGTTCTTGCTCTCTGCGACAAAAAGACCCTGGACCTGGTTGCCTCATTTCAGCGGGCCGTCGTGGATGACTTGGTAGGAAAGACGCTCAAGGCTGCCGAGCAGTTTAATGCTGCAACCCTCTTCATCACCGGAGGGGTTGCTGCTAACAGTGAGCTGCGCGCCCGTTTTGAACAGCAGGCTGGGCAAAAAGGCCTGCGGGTTTATTTCCCCTCCCGGCCTCTTTCGACCGATAACGCCGCTATGATCGCTGCCGCGGCGTATCCTAAATTTTTGGCTGGAGAATTTGCCGACCCTGAATTTTCTGCCGAGGCCAGTCTGCGGCTAGGGCAAAACTGTTCTAATGAACTCTGA
- a CDS encoding CCA tRNA nucleotidyltransferase, translating into MSTQQRSAVEIIRTLRERGFQAYLVGGCVRDLLLEREPADYDVATDATPDQVMSVFPKTYAVGAQFGVVLVASENQEREADNCTEVATFRNDGIYSDGRHPDEVRYTKTPQEDVQRRDFTINGLLLDPLENNKVLDFVGGQDDLKAGIIRTIGDAERRFTEDKLRMLRAVRFAARFGYGIEARTMHAVKRLAGSIHDVSRERVRDELTKMLTEGHARRAFELLDESGLLPEVLPEIAKMKGVEQPPQFHPEGDVWVHTLMLLESLAPNCSPTLAWGALLHDVGKPPTFRVAPDRIRFDNHAEVGTRMAEEICRRMRFSNEETEKIMELVSNHMRFPEVTRMRESTLKRFLRMPNFGEHLELHRIDCGASHRDLALYDFVNEKLRALPEEQIRPKPLITGDDLIASGYQPGPRFKEILSACEDAQLEGHVQDKPHALEWVKEHFPVNQEKVSGSS; encoded by the coding sequence ATGTCCACTCAGCAAAGATCGGCGGTTGAAATTATACGCACCCTGCGCGAACGCGGCTTCCAGGCGTATCTCGTGGGCGGATGCGTGCGCGATCTGCTGCTAGAACGCGAGCCCGCCGATTACGACGTTGCCACCGACGCGACTCCTGATCAGGTCATGTCTGTTTTCCCCAAGACCTACGCTGTGGGGGCACAGTTTGGCGTTGTGCTCGTCGCAAGCGAAAACCAGGAGCGAGAAGCTGACAACTGCACAGAAGTTGCTACTTTTCGCAATGACGGAATCTACAGCGATGGCCGCCATCCCGATGAAGTGCGTTACACCAAGACGCCGCAGGAAGACGTGCAGCGGCGCGACTTCACCATCAATGGATTGCTGCTCGATCCGCTGGAGAACAACAAAGTCCTCGATTTCGTAGGCGGGCAAGACGACTTGAAAGCCGGCATCATTCGCACCATCGGGGATGCGGAGCGGCGCTTTACCGAAGACAAGCTGCGCATGTTACGTGCGGTACGATTTGCAGCGCGCTTCGGCTACGGCATTGAAGCCAGGACGATGCACGCTGTCAAAAGGCTGGCAGGATCCATCCACGACGTCAGCCGTGAGCGGGTGCGTGATGAACTGACGAAGATGCTCACCGAAGGCCACGCGCGGCGCGCCTTTGAATTGCTGGATGAGTCGGGGTTGCTGCCCGAAGTGCTGCCTGAGATCGCAAAGATGAAGGGCGTCGAGCAGCCTCCACAATTCCATCCCGAAGGAGACGTGTGGGTGCACACCCTGATGCTGCTGGAGTCGCTGGCCCCCAACTGCTCGCCCACGCTGGCCTGGGGCGCGTTGCTGCATGATGTGGGCAAGCCCCCAACGTTTCGCGTGGCTCCTGATCGCATCCGCTTCGACAATCACGCCGAGGTCGGCACCAGGATGGCGGAAGAAATTTGCCGGCGGATGCGCTTCTCGAATGAGGAAACCGAGAAAATCATGGAGCTGGTGAGCAATCACATGCGCTTCCCCGAAGTTACGCGCATGCGGGAATCGACGCTCAAACGCTTCCTGCGCATGCCCAATTTTGGGGAACACCTTGAGCTGCACCGCATAGATTGCGGCGCCAGCCACCGCGACCTCGCGCTCTATGACTTCGTAAATGAAAAATTGCGTGCTCTGCCCGAGGAGCAGATTCGCCCTAAGCCTCTCATCACCGGAGATGACCTCATCGCCAGTGGTTATCAGCCCGGGCCACGTTTCAAAGAAATTCTCTCCGCGTGTGAAGATGCACAACTGGAAGGGCATGTTCAGGACAAGCCGCACGCGCTGGAATGGGTGAAAGAACACTTTCCAGTAAACCAGGAAAAAGTTAGCGGTTCGTCGTAG